From Deferrisoma camini S3R1, the proteins below share one genomic window:
- a CDS encoding pentapeptide repeat-containing protein — protein sequence MDLRTELLTLLERGDVEAFNEVARKRRQIVDLSGADLTAARLEGVDLSGVRLDRARLVRAHLAAADLEGASLRFANLEGADLEGANLSRANLYNAYLAEARLEGACLLGADITAAVFPSDVRAEEIRLAVDRGTRLRHDPLVALLRRLGR from the coding sequence GTGGACCTGCGCACCGAACTGCTGACCCTGCTCGAGCGCGGCGACGTGGAGGCGTTCAACGAGGTGGCCCGCAAGCGCCGTCAGATCGTGGACCTCTCGGGCGCCGACCTCACCGCGGCCCGGCTCGAGGGTGTGGACCTCTCGGGCGTGCGCCTCGACCGGGCCCGGCTCGTCCGGGCCCACCTGGCCGCGGCCGACCTGGAGGGGGCGTCCCTGCGGTTCGCCAACCTGGAGGGGGCCGACCTCGAGGGCGCCAACCTCTCCCGGGCCAACCTCTACAACGCCTACCTGGCCGAGGCCCGGCTCGAAGGGGCCTGCCTGTTGGGCGCGGACATCACGGCCGCGGTGTTTCCCTCGGACGTGCGCGCCGAAGAGATCCGCCTGGCCGTGGACCGGGGCACCCGGCTCCGCCACGACCCCCTGGTCGCCCTGCTGCGCCGCCTGGGCCGCTGA
- a CDS encoding F0F1 ATP synthase subunit epsilon, translated as MAQQRFRLEVVTPQRLLVSDEVDEVTAPGIEGEFGVLPGHTPFLTALGVGELMYRIGGEEHFLALRHGFAEVQHEKVTVLAEEAEFPSEIDLSLAEAEKAEAEAELQRLSHESREYAEAQAKLERAVNRIQVASRHLR; from the coding sequence ATGGCACAGCAGCGGTTTCGGCTGGAGGTGGTCACCCCCCAGCGCCTCCTGGTCAGCGACGAGGTCGACGAGGTCACGGCGCCCGGCATCGAGGGCGAGTTCGGCGTGCTTCCGGGGCACACCCCGTTCCTCACGGCCCTGGGCGTGGGCGAGCTCATGTACCGCATCGGCGGGGAGGAGCACTTCCTGGCCCTGCGGCACGGGTTCGCCGAGGTGCAGCACGAAAAGGTCACGGTGCTCGCCGAGGAGGCCGAGTTCCCCTCGGAGATCGACCTGTCCCTGGCCGAGGCCGAGAAGGCCGAGGCCGAGGCCGAGCTCCAGCGGCTCAGCCACGAGTCCCGGGAGTACGCCGAGGCCCAGGCCAAACTGGAGCGGGCCGTGAACCGCATCCAGGTGGCCAGCCGCCACCTGCGCTGA
- the atpD gene encoding F0F1 ATP synthase subunit beta, protein MSNEYGKISQVIGPVVDVAFEGELPEIYTALKITNPSIDDREWNLMVEVAQHLGEHTVRCIAMDSTEGLVRGQPVLNTGEMISVPVGREVLGRILNVVGEPVDEAGPVETKMRSPIHKPAPPFTEMSTEMQVLETGIKVVDLLAPYLRGGKIGLFGGAGVGKTVLIMELINNVARQHGGFSVFGGVGERTREGNDLWLEMKESGVIDKTALIYGQMNEPPGARARVALTALTVAEYFRDEEGQDVLLFIDNIFRFTQAGSEVSALLGRIPSAVGYQPTLATEMGELQERITTTSKGSITSVQAIYVPADDLTDPAPATTFAHLDATTVLSRQIAELGIYPAVDPLDSTSRILDPRVVGDEHYAVAREVQEILQRYKDLQDIIAILGMDELSEDDKLTVARARKIQRFLSQPFHVAEAFTGTPGKYVKLADTIRGFQEIVEGKHDDLPEQAFYMVGTIEEAVEKGKRLMETEAA, encoded by the coding sequence ATGAGCAACGAATACGGAAAGATCAGCCAGGTCATCGGACCCGTCGTGGACGTGGCCTTCGAGGGGGAGCTCCCCGAGATCTACACGGCGCTCAAGATCACCAACCCCTCCATCGACGACCGGGAGTGGAACCTGATGGTGGAGGTGGCCCAGCACCTGGGCGAGCACACCGTCCGATGCATCGCCATGGACTCCACCGAGGGCCTGGTGCGCGGCCAGCCGGTCCTGAACACCGGTGAGATGATCAGCGTGCCGGTGGGTCGCGAGGTGCTCGGCCGCATCCTCAACGTGGTCGGGGAGCCCGTGGACGAGGCCGGCCCGGTCGAGACCAAGATGCGCAGCCCCATCCACAAGCCGGCCCCTCCGTTCACCGAGATGAGCACCGAGATGCAGGTGTTGGAGACCGGCATCAAGGTGGTGGACCTGCTGGCACCGTATCTCCGGGGCGGAAAGATCGGCCTGTTCGGCGGCGCGGGCGTGGGCAAGACCGTGCTGATCATGGAGCTGATCAACAACGTGGCCCGGCAGCACGGCGGGTTCTCGGTGTTCGGCGGCGTGGGCGAGCGCACCCGTGAGGGCAACGACCTGTGGCTCGAGATGAAGGAGTCCGGGGTCATCGACAAGACCGCCCTCATCTACGGCCAGATGAACGAGCCCCCCGGCGCCCGGGCCCGGGTGGCCCTGACGGCGCTCACGGTGGCCGAGTACTTCCGGGACGAAGAGGGCCAGGACGTGCTCCTGTTCATCGACAACATCTTCCGGTTCACCCAGGCGGGCTCCGAGGTGTCGGCCCTGCTCGGCCGGATCCCGTCCGCCGTGGGGTACCAGCCCACCCTGGCCACCGAGATGGGCGAGCTCCAGGAGCGGATCACCACCACCTCCAAGGGCTCGATCACCTCGGTGCAGGCCATCTACGTGCCGGCCGACGACCTCACCGACCCGGCCCCGGCCACCACCTTCGCCCACCTGGACGCCACCACGGTGCTGTCCCGGCAGATCGCCGAGCTCGGCATCTACCCCGCCGTGGACCCGCTGGACTCCACCAGCCGGATCCTGGACCCGCGGGTGGTGGGCGACGAGCACTACGCGGTGGCCCGGGAGGTCCAGGAGATCCTCCAGCGGTACAAGGACCTCCAGGACATCATCGCGATCCTCGGCATGGACGAGCTGTCCGAGGACGACAAGCTCACCGTGGCCCGGGCCCGGAAGATCCAGCGGTTCCTCTCCCAGCCCTTCCACGTGGCCGAGGCCTTCACCGGCACCCCCGGCAAGTACGTGAAGCTGGCCGACACGATCCGGGGCTTCCAGGAGATCGTGGAGGGCAAGCACGACGACCTGCCCGAGCAGGCCTTCTACATGGTGGGCACCATCGAGGAGGCCGTGGAGAAGGGCAAGCGCCTCATGGAAACGGAAGCGGCCTAA
- the atpG gene encoding ATP synthase F1 subunit gamma, with amino-acid sequence MANLKDIRNRIASVRSTQQITKAMKMVSAAKFRRAEEAILQNRPYSDKMLEVLSSLALRTEEEAHPLLERRDPRRVCLIVFTSDRGLCGSFNASILRAAERFLREKGGEYEAVPLYLVGKKAVDYFRRRNAEIIGQKTELFGKVAYGEAQTIARDVIERYTNREIDLVYMVYNEFRSALSQQVVFDRLLPVEPMPVDPETSTTEYIYEPSEEYMLNWVLPRYVEVRMFRALLESTASEHGARMTAMDSATNNATEMIARLTLKYNRARQEAITTELMDIVNGVEAMR; translated from the coding sequence ATGGCCAACCTGAAGGACATCCGAAACCGGATCGCCAGCGTCCGGAGCACCCAGCAGATCACCAAGGCCATGAAGATGGTCTCGGCGGCCAAGTTCCGGCGTGCCGAGGAGGCCATCCTCCAGAACCGGCCGTACTCCGACAAGATGTTGGAGGTGCTCTCCAGCCTGGCGCTGCGCACCGAGGAGGAGGCCCATCCCCTTCTGGAGCGCCGGGATCCCCGCCGGGTGTGCCTGATCGTGTTCACCAGCGATCGGGGTCTGTGCGGCTCGTTCAACGCCAGCATCCTGCGGGCCGCCGAGCGGTTCCTGCGGGAGAAGGGCGGCGAGTACGAGGCCGTGCCCCTGTACCTGGTGGGCAAGAAGGCGGTGGACTACTTCCGCCGCCGCAACGCCGAGATCATCGGACAGAAGACCGAGCTGTTCGGCAAGGTCGCCTACGGCGAGGCCCAGACCATCGCCCGGGACGTGATCGAGCGGTACACGAACCGGGAGATCGACCTGGTCTACATGGTGTACAACGAGTTCCGGTCGGCCCTGTCCCAGCAGGTGGTGTTCGACCGCCTCCTGCCGGTGGAGCCGATGCCGGTGGACCCGGAGACCTCCACCACCGAGTACATCTACGAGCCCAGCGAGGAGTACATGCTCAACTGGGTGCTGCCCCGCTACGTGGAGGTCCGCATGTTCCGGGCCCTGCTCGAGAGCACGGCCAGCGAGCACGGAGCCCGCATGACGGCCATGGACTCGGCCACCAACAACGCGACCGAGATGATCGCCCGCCTCACCCTGAAGTACAACCGGGCCCGGCAGGAGGCGATCACCACCGAACTGATGGATATCGTAAACGGCGTCGAGGCCATGCGTTAG
- the atpA gene encoding F0F1 ATP synthase subunit alpha, which translates to MQIRAEEISQIIKSKIQNFQADVDVAETGVVLTVGDGIARLHGLEKCMAGELVEFPGGIMGMALNLEEDNVGAAIFGEDIHIKEGDIVKRTGRIVSVPVGEGLLGRVVDPLGNPVDGLGDVESSETRVIDVKAPGIVLRQPVNEPIQTGLKAIDSMVPIGRGQRELIIGDRQTGKTAVAIDTIINQRDTDVICIYVAIGQKRSTVAQVVARLKEHNAMDYTIVVAATASEPAPLQYIAPFAGCAMGEYFRDNGKHAVIIYDDLSKQAVAYRQLSLLLRRPPGREAYPGDVFYLHSRLLERAAKLSDEKGGGSLTALPIIETQAGDVSAYIPTNVISITDGQIYLEADLFYSGVRPAINVGLSVSRVGGAAQIKAMKSVAGSLRLDLAQYRELEAFAQFGSDLDKATQRQLARGARLVEILKQGQYSPLPVEKQVLIIYAATNGWVDKYEVSQLHRYEEQLYSFLDTKRPDVLEDLRTKKALDDDLKKKIDEALAEFDKVFVAE; encoded by the coding sequence ATGCAGATCCGCGCCGAAGAGATCAGCCAGATCATCAAGTCCAAGATCCAGAACTTCCAGGCCGACGTGGACGTGGCCGAGACCGGGGTCGTCCTGACCGTGGGAGACGGCATCGCCCGGCTCCACGGCCTGGAGAAGTGCATGGCCGGAGAGCTCGTGGAGTTCCCCGGCGGCATCATGGGCATGGCCCTGAACCTGGAAGAGGACAACGTGGGTGCCGCCATCTTCGGCGAGGACATCCACATCAAGGAGGGCGACATCGTCAAGCGCACCGGCCGCATCGTGTCGGTGCCGGTGGGCGAGGGCCTGCTGGGCCGGGTGGTGGACCCCCTGGGCAACCCGGTGGACGGCCTGGGCGACGTCGAGTCCTCGGAGACCCGGGTCATCGACGTGAAGGCCCCTGGCATCGTGCTTCGCCAGCCGGTGAACGAGCCGATTCAGACCGGCCTGAAGGCCATCGACTCCATGGTTCCGATCGGCCGGGGTCAGCGTGAGCTGATCATCGGCGACCGCCAGACCGGCAAGACCGCCGTGGCCATCGACACCATCATCAACCAGCGCGACACCGACGTGATCTGCATCTACGTCGCGATCGGCCAGAAGCGCTCCACCGTGGCCCAGGTGGTGGCCCGGCTCAAAGAGCACAACGCCATGGACTACACCATCGTGGTGGCAGCCACGGCCTCCGAGCCCGCGCCGCTGCAGTACATCGCCCCGTTCGCCGGCTGCGCCATGGGCGAGTACTTCCGCGACAACGGCAAGCACGCCGTCATCATCTACGACGACCTGTCCAAGCAGGCCGTGGCCTACCGGCAGCTCTCCCTGCTGCTGCGCCGTCCGCCGGGCCGCGAGGCCTACCCGGGTGACGTGTTCTACCTCCACTCCCGCCTGCTGGAGCGGGCCGCCAAGCTCTCGGACGAAAAGGGCGGGGGCAGCCTCACGGCCCTTCCGATCATCGAGACCCAGGCGGGCGACGTGTCGGCCTACATCCCGACCAACGTGATCTCCATCACCGACGGCCAGATCTACCTGGAGGCCGACCTGTTCTACTCGGGCGTCCGGCCCGCCATCAACGTGGGCCTGTCGGTGTCCCGGGTGGGCGGCGCCGCCCAGATCAAGGCCATGAAGAGCGTGGCCGGGTCGCTCCGGCTCGACCTGGCCCAGTACCGCGAGCTGGAGGCGTTCGCCCAGTTCGGCTCCGACCTGGACAAGGCCACCCAGCGCCAGCTCGCCCGGGGCGCCCGGCTCGTGGAGATCCTCAAGCAGGGCCAGTACTCGCCCCTGCCGGTGGAGAAGCAGGTGCTCATCATCTACGCGGCCACCAACGGCTGGGTGGACAAGTACGAGGTGAGCCAGCTCCACCGCTACGAGGAGCAGCTCTACTCCTTCCTCGACACCAAGCGTCCCGACGTGCTCGAGGACCTGCGCACCAAGAAGGCCCTGGACGACGACCTCAAGAAGAAGATCGACGAGGCCCTGGCCGAGTTCGACAAGGTGTTCGTGGCCGAGTGA
- a CDS encoding F0F1 ATP synthase subunit delta: MNRKRIARRYAKALFELAREQGRIEPVGQELRELYDLLASNPELRTTLLTPVLPRRVKAEVLGALLERLGPSDLVANFLRVLLEARKLPALPDILEAYDTLADEAAGRVRGEVVTALPLDEAELEAIRQALAKRLQKEIVLSTRQSPEILGGVMARVGNLVFDASLRTQLQRLRDSLMKG; encoded by the coding sequence TTGAACCGGAAGCGCATCGCCCGCCGTTACGCCAAGGCCTTGTTCGAGCTGGCCCGCGAGCAGGGCCGGATCGAACCCGTGGGACAGGAGCTTCGGGAGCTCTACGATCTGCTGGCCTCCAACCCCGAGCTGCGCACCACCCTCCTGACGCCCGTGCTTCCCCGCCGGGTCAAGGCCGAGGTGCTCGGGGCCCTCCTCGAGAGGCTGGGGCCCTCGGATCTGGTGGCCAACTTCCTCCGGGTGCTCCTCGAGGCCCGCAAGCTCCCCGCCCTGCCCGACATCCTCGAGGCCTACGACACCCTGGCCGACGAGGCCGCCGGCCGGGTGCGGGGCGAGGTGGTCACCGCCCTGCCGCTGGACGAGGCCGAGCTCGAGGCCATCCGCCAGGCCCTGGCCAAGCGGCTCCAGAAGGAGATCGTCCTTTCGACCCGCCAGTCCCCCGAGATCCTCGGGGGGGTCATGGCGCGGGTCGGCAACCTCGTTTTCGATGCCAGCTTGCGCACCCAACTCCAGCGGCTGCGCGACAGCTTGATGAAGGGGTGA
- a CDS encoding ATP synthase F0 subunit B produces the protein MRSLVRARAVALSAAALLLPAVAFASGGEGGGNPWFALGMKFVNFGILVGILYFALRKTVPQALQDRRENIRRALEESRKALEAAQAKLREYKDRVAHLEDEIARLRADFEAEGKRQQERILAEADKAAESIRRQAEASAQSEVKRARDQLRAEAAQLAVSLAEEILRKAYGPEDQKKAVAFTVERVEGLH, from the coding sequence ATGCGTTCGCTGGTCCGCGCCCGTGCGGTGGCGCTCTCGGCCGCCGCCCTGCTGCTCCCGGCGGTCGCCTTCGCCAGCGGCGGCGAGGGGGGCGGCAACCCCTGGTTCGCCCTGGGCATGAAGTTCGTGAACTTCGGTATCCTGGTGGGCATCCTCTACTTCGCCCTGCGCAAGACCGTGCCCCAGGCCCTGCAGGACCGCCGCGAGAACATCCGCCGGGCCCTGGAGGAGTCGCGCAAGGCCCTGGAGGCGGCCCAGGCCAAGCTCCGGGAGTACAAGGACCGGGTCGCCCACCTGGAGGACGAGATCGCCCGGCTCCGGGCCGACTTCGAGGCCGAGGGCAAGCGCCAGCAGGAGCGCATCCTGGCCGAGGCCGACAAGGCGGCCGAGTCCATCCGCCGCCAGGCCGAGGCCTCGGCCCAGAGCGAGGTCAAGCGGGCCCGGGACCAGCTCCGGGCCGAGGCCGCCCAACTGGCCGTCAGCCTGGCCGAGGAGATCCTCCGCAAGGCCTACGGCCCCGAGGACCAGAAGAAGGCCGTCGCTTTCACCGTTGAGCGCGTCGAGGGACTCCATTGA
- a CDS encoding ATP synthase F0 subunit B gives MIDLNATLIIQLVNFLVLMVLLDRILFRPMLRVLQERQERTEGRRRQAETLEAEAESIWADYQAKIREAKAEADRVRTRLVHEAEARRQKLLADAAAEAETQLAKIRAQVRAEADEARKVLEADARTLAQDLAERLLERRVA, from the coding sequence GTGATCGATCTGAACGCCACCCTGATCATCCAACTCGTCAACTTTCTCGTCCTGATGGTCCTGCTGGATCGGATCCTGTTCCGGCCCATGCTCCGGGTCCTCCAGGAACGCCAGGAGCGCACCGAGGGCCGACGCCGCCAGGCCGAGACCCTGGAGGCCGAGGCGGAGTCCATCTGGGCCGACTACCAGGCCAAGATCCGCGAGGCCAAGGCCGAGGCCGACCGGGTCCGCACCCGGCTCGTCCACGAGGCCGAGGCCCGGCGCCAGAAGCTCCTGGCCGACGCCGCGGCCGAGGCGGAGACCCAGCTGGCCAAGATCCGGGCCCAGGTCCGCGCCGAGGCCGACGAGGCCCGCAAGGTGCTGGAGGCCGACGCCCGCACCTTGGCCCAGGATCTGGCCGAGCGCCTTCTCGAAAGGAGGGTTGCCTGA
- the atpE gene encoding ATP synthase F0 subunit C: MDITGADLVRAAALLGAGIAMGFGAIGPGIGEGFAAGKACEGIARAPEHANLLTRTMLVGQAVSESTGIYALVVALLLIFVV, encoded by the coding sequence ATGGACATCACCGGAGCAGACCTGGTCCGAGCCGCAGCCCTCCTCGGCGCCGGCATCGCCATGGGGTTCGGCGCCATCGGCCCCGGCATCGGCGAGGGGTTCGCTGCCGGCAAGGCCTGCGAGGGCATCGCCCGGGCCCCGGAGCACGCCAACCTCCTGACCCGCACCATGCTGGTGGGCCAGGCCGTGTCCGAGTCCACCGGCATCTACGCCCTGGTCGTCGCGCTGCTCCTGATCTTCGTCGTGTAG
- the atpE gene encoding ATP synthase F0 subunit C, producing the protein MDLSLAAFAGAALCIGLGAVGSALGEGLTAGRAAEAIARQPQAAPTILRTMLVGQAVAESASIFALVVALLLLFGPDSGPLLRGVALFSAGLCMGAGAFGPGYGSGLPSAAACTAVGRNPARAARITTTMLVSQAVAQTPSIFALLVAFLLMFRSQPPEFTLSGAAALLGAAIAAGVSATGPGIGAGFAGAAACDGTARRPDRAPLILRTMLVGQAVSQSTSVYGLVVALVLLYVV; encoded by the coding sequence ATGGACCTCTCCCTCGCCGCTTTCGCGGGCGCTGCCCTGTGCATCGGGCTCGGCGCGGTCGGCTCCGCCCTGGGCGAAGGCCTCACCGCCGGCCGGGCCGCCGAGGCCATCGCCCGCCAACCCCAGGCCGCCCCCACGATCCTGCGCACCATGCTGGTGGGCCAGGCCGTGGCCGAGTCGGCCAGCATCTTCGCCCTGGTGGTGGCCCTGCTCCTCCTGTTCGGCCCGGACTCCGGGCCCCTGCTCCGGGGCGTGGCCCTTTTCTCCGCCGGCCTGTGCATGGGCGCCGGCGCGTTCGGCCCCGGGTACGGCTCGGGCCTGCCCTCGGCCGCAGCCTGCACCGCGGTCGGCCGCAACCCCGCCCGGGCGGCCCGGATCACCACCACCATGCTCGTGTCCCAGGCCGTGGCCCAGACCCCGTCGATCTTCGCCCTGCTCGTGGCGTTCCTGCTCATGTTCCGGTCCCAGCCCCCGGAGTTCACCCTGTCCGGGGCGGCGGCCCTCCTGGGCGCCGCCATCGCGGCCGGGGTCTCGGCCACCGGGCCGGGCATCGGAGCCGGGTTCGCCGGCGCGGCCGCCTGCGACGGCACGGCCCGCCGGCCCGACCGGGCGCCGTTGATCCTGCGTACCATGCTGGTGGGCCAGGCCGTCAGCCAGTCCACCAGCGTGTACGGGCTCGTGGTGGCCCTCGTGCTCCTGTACGTCGTATGA
- the atpB gene encoding F0F1 ATP synthase subunit A, with amino-acid sequence MEEILSIPHWVFTVNGRTVTLNAVTLAMSWLVMILLLALGVWTARRPGLVPSPFQAAVESVIEAFRDLVDESLGKLGPGYFAFIATLFLFILVSNWIGVVPLLQEPTRDLNTTLGLGLIGFVVAHVTALRVKGWKAYVKEYFQPFFFMFPLNVIGELAKVVSISFRLYGNIMGGAIIIAVVSRLVHYVLIPPFLYAFFGLFVGTVQAFVFAMLTLTYISVAIQE; translated from the coding sequence ATGGAAGAGATCCTCTCCATCCCCCACTGGGTGTTCACGGTCAACGGCCGGACCGTGACCTTGAACGCCGTCACCCTGGCCATGTCCTGGCTGGTGATGATCCTGCTCCTGGCCCTGGGCGTCTGGACCGCCCGGCGGCCCGGCCTGGTGCCCTCTCCGTTCCAGGCCGCCGTCGAGTCCGTGATCGAGGCCTTCCGCGACCTGGTCGACGAGAGCCTGGGGAAGCTCGGGCCCGGTTACTTCGCCTTCATCGCCACCTTGTTCCTGTTCATCCTCGTGTCCAACTGGATCGGGGTGGTGCCCCTTCTCCAGGAGCCTACCCGGGACCTGAACACCACCCTCGGCCTCGGCCTCATCGGCTTCGTGGTGGCCCACGTCACGGCCCTGCGGGTCAAGGGGTGGAAGGCCTACGTCAAGGAGTACTTCCAGCCGTTCTTCTTCATGTTCCCGCTCAATGTGATCGGAGAACTCGCCAAAGTCGTGTCCATCTCGTTCCGCCTGTACGGAAACATCATGGGCGGGGCCATCATCATCGCGGTGGTGTCCCGGCTGGTTCACTACGTCCTGATCCCCCCGTTCCTGTACGCCTTTTTCGGGCTGTTCGTGGGAACGGTCCAGGCGTTCGTGTTCGCCATGCTCACGCTCACCTACATCTCCGTGGCCATCCAGGAGTAG
- a CDS encoding AtpZ/AtpI family protein, translated as MARSKKRWGIDPKELKDLSENLGLVTHLGLTMAAAVGIGLAIGHGLDRWMGTGGLWKAVFIPLGALSGIWTVYRIAMDAFDKPGRRRNKP; from the coding sequence GTGGCCCGATCCAAGAAGCGCTGGGGCATCGACCCCAAGGAGCTCAAGGACCTCAGTGAGAACCTGGGCCTCGTGACCCACCTGGGCCTCACCATGGCCGCGGCCGTGGGCATCGGCCTGGCCATCGGCCACGGGCTCGACCGGTGGATGGGCACCGGCGGGCTGTGGAAGGCCGTGTTCATCCCCCTCGGCGCCCTCTCCGGGATCTGGACCGTGTACCGGATCGCCATGGACGCCTTCGACAAGCCCGGCCGTCGCAGGAACAAGCCGTGA
- a CDS encoding ParB/RepB/Spo0J family partition protein, with translation MTKKRRPALGTGLDALLPDRLEGEYFLCPVEEIHPSPHQPRQDFDPEALDELAQSIREKGLVQPVIVRQDPAGGYELIAGERRWRAAQLAGITEVPAILRHADDEEVLELALVENLQRQDLNPVEEALAYRVLIERIGLTQDELARRIGRSRPAVANALRLLTLPDRALTALRSGRITAGHARAILSLEDEADRLGLLEEILRKNLSVRQAEELARRPRPRRPAAPAPDPNVRSLEERLSRRFGTRVRVVPGRKKGSGRLTIEYRNLDDLDRILELLESSPA, from the coding sequence ATGACGAAGAAGAGACGACCGGCCCTCGGAACCGGCCTGGACGCCCTCCTGCCCGACCGGCTCGAAGGGGAGTACTTCCTCTGCCCCGTGGAGGAGATCCACCCCAGCCCCCACCAGCCCCGGCAGGACTTCGACCCCGAGGCCCTGGACGAGCTCGCCCAGAGCATCCGGGAAAAGGGCCTGGTCCAGCCCGTGATCGTGCGCCAGGACCCCGCCGGCGGGTACGAGCTGATCGCCGGAGAGCGGCGCTGGCGAGCGGCGCAACTTGCCGGGATCACTGAGGTTCCAGCAATTCTCCGCCATGCGGACGACGAAGAGGTGCTGGAGCTCGCGCTGGTCGAAAACCTCCAGCGCCAGGACCTCAACCCGGTGGAGGAGGCCCTCGCCTACCGGGTGCTGATCGAGCGCATCGGCCTGACCCAGGACGAGCTCGCCCGGCGGATCGGCCGGTCCCGGCCGGCCGTGGCCAACGCCCTGCGGCTCCTCACCCTGCCCGACCGGGCCCTGACCGCCCTTCGCTCCGGCCGGATCACGGCCGGCCACGCCCGCGCGATCCTCAGCCTGGAGGACGAGGCCGACCGCTTGGGGCTGTTGGAGGAGATCCTCCGAAAGAACCTGTCCGTCCGCCAGGCCGAGGAGCTCGCCCGGCGACCCCGGCCCCGCAGGCCGGCGGCTCCGGCCCCTGACCCCAACGTGCGCTCGCTCGAGGAGCGCCTTTCCCGCCGGTTCGGAACCCGGGTCCGCGTGGTGCCGGGCCGCAAGAAGGGCTCCGGCCGGCTGACCATCGAGTACCGAAACCTCGACGACCTGGATCGCATCTTAGAACTGCTCGAATCGTCGCCGGCCTGA
- a CDS encoding ParA family protein: protein MGRILCTANQKGGVGKTTTAVNLAASLAAAEKRVLLVDLDPQANASSGLGVRLAPGEPSAYPLLLGHAPAADLVRPTQVPHLSLIPASRDLAGAEVELVAADRREYRLRTALAEIRDRYDFVFIDCPPSLGLLTVNALVAADAVIIPLQCEYYALEGLGQLLTTIRTVRRSFNPRLQVEGILLTMFDARNNLSHQVAEEVRRHFRDKVFRSVIPRNVRLSEAPSHGKPALLYDVRSTGAQSYLRMARELLA from the coding sequence ATGGGTAGGATCCTTTGCACCGCGAACCAGAAGGGCGGGGTGGGCAAGACCACCACCGCCGTGAACCTGGCCGCCTCGCTCGCGGCCGCGGAGAAACGGGTCCTCTTGGTCGACCTGGACCCCCAGGCCAACGCGTCCAGCGGCCTCGGCGTGCGCCTCGCTCCAGGGGAACCGTCGGCCTACCCCCTTCTCCTGGGGCATGCCCCGGCGGCCGACCTGGTCCGCCCCACCCAGGTGCCCCACCTGAGCCTGATCCCCGCGTCCCGAGACCTGGCCGGCGCCGAGGTCGAACTCGTGGCCGCCGACCGCCGGGAGTACCGCCTGCGCACCGCCCTGGCCGAGATCCGCGACCGCTACGACTTCGTGTTCATCGACTGCCCCCCCAGCCTGGGGCTCCTCACGGTGAACGCCCTGGTGGCCGCCGACGCGGTGATCATCCCGCTGCAGTGCGAGTACTACGCCCTCGAAGGCCTGGGCCAGCTCCTCACCACCATCCGCACCGTGCGCCGGAGCTTCAACCCCCGGCTCCAGGTCGAGGGAATCCTCCTGACCATGTTCGACGCCCGCAACAACCTCAGCCACCAGGTGGCCGAGGAGGTCCGCCGCCACTTCCGCGACAAGGTGTTCCGGTCCGTGATTCCCCGGAACGTGCGCCTCAGCGAGGCCCCCAGCCACGGCAAGCCCGCCCTGCTCTACGACGTCCGGTCCACCGGCGCCCAGAGCTACCTGCGCATGGCCCGGGAGCTCCTCGCCTGA